From the genome of Mugil cephalus isolate CIBA_MC_2020 chromosome 2, CIBA_Mcephalus_1.1, whole genome shotgun sequence, one region includes:
- the LOC125004040 gene encoding phosphofurin acidic cluster sorting protein 1-like isoform X5: protein MQRPTDRAHVLGLHSNLKDVSVRTAELSVHALSSQPIEQEDGHRGNKTKASGFSLDAETFWEDEEDSFSSGQEGSDDAVHPQDLFDDGDDDVQGKTKKTMMQTGSLSQQPNFKQKFVALLKKFKVTDEVLDSDPVGPGQEAEEDLDLLYDSLELYNPSDSGPELDDNDSLQSTPKPKLRPFFEGISQNETGRNQQREQTAASSHLLPSEAQGPAEVEDEVAMATDAGPAAKLCRTESQTHMSPSRAGSQVPRHPWSMSTRDRQNSRGTERTSSVDSETSSDYRTPAPQVARKCVLDQVNHILFSDEHIPEYVILINTTDWQGQYLSEVLFDQPIICTVSAADVQAALSAVIARIQRFCNCNSQTPPTVKVAVGGDQVYLSTVLCCFVEQLASKTPDWLSYVRFLILPVGIHPLAKYLSSLDGRFSGLFMDAGWRELFGQLEPPPLDPVGVASRVSQYLSGANVSHPCPISEAMLTCKHKSLDNDSCQKFVPFIALVKVGVVEHDFLSTSVDSDDTTLGSPPSQSGAPFTSTPPPSPSISCPAEVMGLQVDYWSSQAGGGGGGGGERRKEVGMKNTLKSNFRCLQVSRLGGGDVMSMTVVTKEKNKKVMFLSKKMKEKEAESRSQLIEGISRLICTSKHQHTLRVSIDGVEWNDVKFFQLAAQWPTHVKHFPVGIFGYNKP, encoded by the exons ATGCAGCGACCCACAGACAGAGCCCACGTCCTCGGTCTCCATAGCAACCTCAAGGATGTTTCAGTGCGCACGGCGGAGCTGAGCGTCCACGCTCTGTCCAGTCAGCCCATAGAGCAGGAGGACGGTCACCGTGGCAACAAGACCAAGGCATCAG GTTTCTCTCTGGACGCAGAGACATTctgggaggacgaggaggacagtTTCTCCTCTGGACAGGAAGGAAGTGACGACGCTGTACATCCACAG GACTTATTTGACGATGGCGACGATGACGTCCAGGGAAAGACGAAGAAAACAATGATGCAGACAGGATCCCTGTCTCAG cagcCGAACTTCAAGCAAAAGTTTGTGGCTCTGCTCAAGAAATTCAAAGTCACCGATGAG GTTCTGGACTCGGACCCGGTGGGTCCGGGTCAGGAGGCCGAGGAGGACCTGGACCTCCTCTACGACAGTTTGGAGCTTTACAACCCGAGTGACAGCGGCCCCGAGCTGGACGACAATGACAGCCTCCAGAGTACACCCAAACCAAAACTCAG GCCGTTCTTTGAGGGCATTTCTCAGAATGAGACTGGGAGAAACCAACAAAGAGAACAAACAGCT GCGTCTTCACATCTGCTTCCCTCTGAAGCTCAGGGCCCTGCG GAAGTTGAGGATgaagttgccatggcaacagacgCAGGACCGGCGGCCAAGCTCTGCAGAACCGAGTCCCAGACGCACATGTCACCAAG CAGGGCAGGAAGCCAGGTGCCTCGCCATCCATGGAGCATGTCCACGAGAGACAGACAAAACTCGAGAGGGACGGAGAGGACGAGCAGCGTTGACAGTGAGACGTCAAGTGACTACAGGACGCCTGCTCCACAG GTGGCCAGGAAGTGTGTTTTGGATCAGGTGAACCACATCCTGTTCTCCGATGAACACATACCTGAGTACGTCATTTTGATCAACACCACAGACTGGCAGGGACAG TATCTGTCTGAGGTTCTGTTCGATCAGCCAATCATCTGCACCGTCTCAGCCGCTGATGTCCAGGCTGCACTCAGCGCCGTCATCGCTCGCATCCAGAGATT CTGTAACTGTAACTCCCAGACTCCGCCCACGGTGAAGGTGGCGGTGGGTGGAGATCAGGTTTACCTCAGCACCGTCCTCTGTTGCTTCGTGGAGCAGCTGGCCAGCAAGACGCCTGATTGGCTGAGCTATGTCCGCTTCCTCATCCTACCTGTTG GCATCCACCCGCTGGCCAAGTACCTGTCCTCCCTGGACGGGAGGTTCAGTGGTCTCTTCATGGATGCTGGATGGAGGGAGCTGTTTGGACAATTGgagcctcctcctctgg ATCCAGTGGGCGTGGCCAGTCGTGTTTCTCAGTATTTGTCTGGAGCAAATGTTTCTCACCCATGTCCGATCTCTGAGGCCATGCTGACCTGCAAACACAAGAG CCTCGACAATGACTCCTGTCAGAAGTTTGTTCCTTTCATCGCG CTGGTGAAGGTCGGAGTCGTGGAGCACGACTTCCTGTCCACCTCAG TGGACTCTGATGACACCACACTGGGATCTCCTCCCTCCCAATCAGGAGCCCCCTTCACCTCCAcgccgcccccctccccctccatcag CTGTCCAGCCGAGGTGATGGGTCTACAGGTGGACTACTGGAGCAGTCAGgccggcggaggaggaggaggaggaggagagaggaggaaggaggttgGCATGAAGAACACCCTGAAGAGCAACTTCCGCTGTCTTCAGGTGTCGAGGctcggaggaggagatgtgatgAGTATGACGGTGGTTACGaaggagaagaacaagaaag TCATGTTCCTCAgtaagaagatgaaggagaaggaggcggagtCGAGGAGTCAGCTGATTGAAGGCATCAGCAGGCTGATCTGTACCtccaaacaccaacacacactcagag TGTCCATAGACGGGGTGGAGTGGAACGACGTGAAGTTTTTCCAGCTAGCCGCTCAGTGGCCAACACATGTCAAACACTTTCCTGTTGGGATCTTCGGCTACAACAAGCCCTga